The genomic DNA AAGAAGGCATCATTCACATCCAACTATTGAACTATCCAGCCCCTTGTCAAAGCTACTGTCAGCACTATTCTAATGGTGGTTGGTTTTACTATTGGGTTGAAGGTCTCATTAAAATCAAACCCTGCCATTTGACTGAACCCTTTAGCCACTAACGATGCCTTATATTTCTGAATTGATCAGTCcgttttttctttcacttcaaaAACGCCCTTGCGCCCTATTGTCTTCCTTCCAGCCTGTAGAGGAACTTGAGACCTTGTTGGATTCCCCATCAAAGCCAAAAGTTCATCACTCATTGCTGCCTTCCTTCCAATGATCTGTTTATAAAGCCTCCTCATCAGTGTTAGGTTCTCTTGTAGCTGTGGAGACTTTAGGTTTGTAAATCCCATTTTTTGACCTGGTTGCCATGCTGTGAGTATTGCCATCTTGGACTATGCTGGCAGTTTGAAATCTGGAACAGAGACAAAAGGACAAGGAGCAGTAGCAACATGGACATTCAATTCAGTATGTTAGTCATTACTAGAATCACATGGAGAGTTAGTAGGAATAGGAGAAGATAAAACTTGGGTAGGAGTAGAATTAGGAAGATTTGGAAGTAAAGAATGTGGCAGTTGTACAGATTGTGTACTGCTAACTGAAGGTTGAGCAAAGAAGGCACTATCTGAGTTGTGAGAAGAAATGATAGATGGTTTAACCAAAGGCTCAAATCAATGGCCCTGTTTGTATAGAAGAAGAAGTTGTGGATGGTAGACTTTtctgagaaaaaggaaagaatgtTTATCAAATATGTCTCTTTAGATATGTATAGCCTACTGTTTGGATCGAGACGCTTATAACCTTTATGATTGAGGCTATAACTAAGGAAAATACCTTGAATGGACCTAAATTGCaacttatttttgttgtatagTCTCATATTGGGAAAGCAGACACAGCCATACACCCTTACCATTGAGTGATCAGGTTTTGTTTTGAATAGAACTTCTATGGGTTACTTGTGTTGTAATGTGATTGTAGGTAGTATGTTTATAAGAAATCTGTTGATCTAAAGGCTTCATCACAATATTTAAGTGACATGGAGGCTTTGGTGAGGTCATTTTTGACTATGCGCCTATGTTTCCgctcagctaccccattttgttcaCAAGTATGAGGACAAGAGGTTCTGTGAAAAATCTGATGAGACTCTAAAAAGTCAGTAAAGGCTTGGTATTCTCCACCCTAATTGGTTTGGATTGCCTTAGTCTTGAAGTCTGATTGTAGTTCAACTTGAGTTTGAAACTAATAAATGTTTGAATAGCATCAGACTTATTTCTCAATAGATATATCCAAGTGAATTAGAATAGGCATCaataaaatgtatataataCCTATAGCCACTAGATGAGGTAGTTGGTGAAGGACACCATAAGTCAGAGTGAATTAATTGCAGTGGTTTTGTGTACACAGTTTTTGGCAAAGGGAAgggaaatttatgaattttaccCAACTAACACACTGAAGAAAAAACAGAGTCCATTTTATTAGCATGAGGAATATTACATTGAGTGAGAATGGATTTTACAACCAATTTGCTATaccaaagataaaaaaagagaataaaaagattggaaatagaaatattagaaCTAGGAGAAGAAGAACTAGAATGAGTCAGGTGCTTAGGTAGTGTAATACTGTTACTAGAAAGTAGAACTGAACAATCTATGGAAAGAGGGGCTGCAACTGATTTTGGAAGCCCATTTGTGTGTGATCAAATGCATACAAGCCATTTCTAAGCTTCTCTGCCATTAGGACCACCTTGGAAATATGATCTTGGACAAAACAAGAGTTAGGATGGAATTCAAAGAATATGTTGTTGTCCCTAACAAACTTGGAAACAATGACAAGATTTTTGGTAATAGTGGGAACATGTAAAAGATGTTTCAAAGGTAAGATTTTGGAGCAAAACTGAGAAAGAAAAGACGAAGGTCCCATATGATGAGTTGATGAACCTGTGCCATTTCCCATATGAATTCTGTCCTGCCCCATGTATTTGTTCCTTGTAATCACATTGCTCACATCTTTTGTCACATGGTTTGGGGCACCCAAGTCTGAATACCAATTGATGTCAGTCACTGTCTCTGGTGTTGCAAGCGTTGCTGTCATTTATGCAGTAGGAGGAAATGTTGGATTTGGTCCTTGAAACAAAGGACCCTGAAAAGATTGGTGAAGATGATAATAATACCATTACACAACATAACTAAATTTACCACAAAGTTGGCATTGTAGTCTACTATTATTGTTGAAACTCCAGGATTGTTTCTCCCCACCTCTGCCTCTTCCATGTCCATTAAAGCCTCTTCAATTGTTCTAGAGTCTTGGAACATTTTGATTCCCTTGACCAGAATATCAAGGACCGAAACCCTGAGAAAAATggtattgaaaatttgaatttccaaaattgTTATACTTTTTTCTCTGCTGCTGAAACTGGTGTTGAGACTGTGTATCATTTGCAACACTTGAGCAGAGTCCAAGTTCTTGTTATGCTTTTCAAATTGAGTTTCTTTCCAAGCAACAATGACTCAATCTGTACAATTGAATAGATATCAATTCTTGATGTAATTAACATAATGAATGTATCATATTCAGATGTTAGTCCTTCAAGATTGCATCGATGTGATTTTGTGTAGAAATAAAATGACTGAATGAAGAAATAAGATTAaccaaattctttattttcaaaagatacTCGTTGATTGATAAACAACCTTTTTTGGTGTTTTGCAATTGAGTCTTGAATTGATTGACCTTGGCTTTTTTTGGGAAGCAAAATACTGTTCTAATTTTGCCCCAATCTGGTGAGAAGTTTCACAACCAACCATATGAATCAAAACACTCACGGACATGGAAGAAAGTAGTCAAGAAACTAATAACTGATCTTGCTGCTCCCGATCAAGAAAATCTGTATTTATCTTTCCTGCAGCTTCATCTAAAGAACTCAGAAACCTTACTGGAACTGATTCATCATCATAGACAAATCTTTGCAATTTGTGACCCTTGATAGCAGCAAGAGTATGTTGTCTCTAGAGAAGaaagttattattatcaatcTTGAATGAGATGGAATGACTGAAGATGACTGGAATAAATTTTGAAGAAGACAAAGATGCCTCTGAGACAGAGGCTGAAGAATTCTCCATAGTTGTTACTACTTGCTTTGACACCATCTTAAGAAAGTAAAGAGGATTAAAATGTTTCAGTGAAAGAATGATTGCTTTGATTGAATGACAAGTTTTACAGACTTTCTTAAATATAGCTTAGCTAACTGATAATACAAGATTATACAACTGAACTAATAGGACACTGACAGCTGTCCAATTCTCTAACAAATGAACCTAAATAACATAGACTTAAGTATCTATCTTGACACTACTTgatgcttctttttctttgaaattacaGCTGGTTTTGGAAGAAATCATTGGCTTGACAACAAAGAACGCCAATGGGTTGGCTTCCAGCATCAAGAATGGGAATTGTGTTTACATGGCTGGCTATGTTGCGGTGGTTTACAATGTGGATTCTGGCACTCAGTCCCATCTCATGGTGTCTCATCGAATGCCAAAGCCTTTGAACTGTGTTGCTGTCTCGCAGGATGGGCGTTTCATTGCCGCTGGAGAGGTATACATTATGAAAAATCACGTTGAAtttgttgttatttttattagggTGCCCCTGGAATACACACTGGAAGTATCTTTGCATTGTGTTCTATATTAAAATGTCCAAATAATGGTAAAATGTTAACAAGGCTCAACTTCACAAAAGTTTGAATTCTAACTGTTTGGGAGTTGGCTGGATAAACCTTTTTAATTGTTCATCTCTATCTAGAGCTACAtcctttttaattgtttctcaGTGCACTGTCCACACTGTTTTGTCCTTCCTCTTGTCATTTTAGCCTGCATATTGCAACCCGTCTTAGATGGTGTGATCCCTTAATACATCCATGATGGGAAAGAGCAACAATGAGActttattttgtgttttaaatCAGTAGCATTTAATTAAATCACAAAAGTTATCTGATATCAGTTCAATTTTCTTTCATGTCCCCATCTTTGGTGATGAAATTCTACATTAAAATGTTCTAAACAGAATGGACCCAACCAATTTCAATTTGACTTCTGAATTGAGTGATGATGAAGGGTATGAAGAAgacatgtatttatttatttattttacctcTTATATACCCCCTGTATACATAGGACGTGCCCTTTTATTATGAGCATGTAATATGAATtttgtttgtcaaaaaaaaaaaaaaaaaacaatatttatttcttccttctctttgaGCTACTATTGTCATGCTGGAACTTTTCCACCCAATGGTTTTTTATCTAATGTGCTTTTTTGCAGTCAGGGCACCAACCTGCAGTGCTAGTGTGGGACTGTAAGACTCTGGCTTTCATATCTGAACTGAAATGTCATCAATATGGGGTTGTATGCATTGCCTTTTCACCTGATGGTTAGTTTGAGCTAGTTAATTAGAACTtattttccatatcttttttgTGCTTCTTGTCAAGATACTAAAAAGttgacaaattatttttctcctattgtttccttttcatttgtcatatttttctttttatttatatatttattttatttattttttcaagggAAACATCTGGTGTCTGTTGGATTTCCACATGATGGATATATCTGCCTTTGGGACTGGCAAAGAGGGTTGTTGGTTGCAAAGCTTAAATCAAGTTCGTCTTGTTCTGCCATTGCATCTGTTAGCTTCTCATCAGatggaaaattaattataacagCGGGAAAGAAGCACTTGAAGTTTTGGATGGTTGGATCTTCAACAAAGCTTCGCACAGATACTGGCACTGGGTCAATAGCAATGCATGGAAAACCTATTAATCTTGGTTATCATAAAGGAAGCTCTTTTACATCGGTCTCATCCCCCATTTGGGCTTCTAGTAGTCTGGGTGGTAAAGAAGAGACTTGTGAATTGTTTCCTATCTATGCACTAACCGATGTAGGTgagatttatataaaatcacATGATGTTTTATGCAGTTCatactttctttttattttaaaattttgatcctCAGTGAATCATCCAGTTCTTTTGTTTGCAGGTGCTTTATGCTTACTGGATTCTGGTTTGTCAGTACGAAAGTCAGTGGATTTAGAGGTAACCATGTTTGTTTCTCCTATATTTTACTTGATAAATACCAGAAATTCAGCTTGCGTCTCAGTCAAGTAGACTATATTGAATCCCTTCCTAACAGTAGCACTGGTTGTGCATGCCATAACGCGTACTCACTTGCCAAAATGTGATATAAACATGGACATGGAAATGACAAAAAATTGCTTATACTTGGTAAAAGCTTGTATACTAGGAAAGCTGTTTGAGCTATACTGATTCATATGGTCTCATGCTTTTATTAAAGTGGTCAATTCGGGTCAATTTCTCCCTTCTGTGGTTTtcataaatattagaatttaattttcaggTTGAGAAAGGTTTTGCACTATCTACGTCCGACAAGTTAATTGCTTGTGCATGCAGTAATGGAATTGTACAACTCTTTACCATTGAAACTCTTGAATATGCTGGAAGTTTACAATATTCACAGTCCAAAATATGTGAAGAGGCAAAGAATAAGATTTGTCGTGCGGAAGTCTCAAAAACGAATTGTCAACTTGGTCCTACACTTCCTGATGCAATTGCCTGTCAATTCTCAACCTCAAGAAAGCTTGGTAAGCAATCAAGTATTACTATATCTTCacagtatatatatttttttaatcttttatgtGCAATTTTAATTAGATAATGTTTCTGATTTCCAGTGGTTGTTTATGGAGATCACAGTCTTTATATATGGGACATTCATGACGTACACAAGGTGATTGAtttacatgaatttttttttttaacattttttttgtttttcatttagttGGACATATTCACCATGATTTCCTTCTGTGCCTCCAATAGTGTCTGGATTTATTGTTTCTCAAGCCCTTTTATAAACTTATTACATAGATTACAATCTAAACTAGTAAGACCTGTCTATACTTTTCCAGGCTAGCAGGTGCTGTGTACTTGTCTCACATAGTGCATGCATATGGGATATCAAGAGTCTCTCTTGTGAAAACATGCATGATCCGTCTCTTGCATGTGTAGCTAGGGGTTGTTATGGTGGAGTTTCTTTTGCAACATGTTCTGCGGATGGTAATATTAGGTTATGGGATCTTGCCTTGCAATCTGATATTTCAGAGGATACCACATCCGAACTTGCCGTGGACCATTGTTCTTTAATTACTGAACCAGTGGGGACTGCACACTTAGGTAATTGTCTTGTCATGTTTGCAGGCCTGAAAACAACATACACATACACTCACTGTGTTGCACACACATTACGTCATCTGTTGGTTTTGGAATTTGTCTGAACGTGTGGCTTACTTGTTGTTCTGTGGCTTCTGTCTTCATGTGCAGTAAGTGCTGGGATCCTTGAAAGTGATAATGTGGGTTCTGGTGTTGGCACACAAGGATTTCGATCTATGGCAGTTAGCTCAGATGGAAAGTACCTGGCTGCTGGTGACTGCCAGGGAAACCTGCACATTTATAATCTACACACTTCTGATTATACCTGTTTCCAGGTAGACATAGATACCTATGCGAATTCCATAATTCATGCTTGTTCGAATCAAGTAATATATGTAACAAAAATTTATGTTATATGAGTGCTTTTTAACTTGTGCATCTTATCATGAATAAATGTTTGGTACTCTGGAAGGATGCTCATGATGCAGAGATTCTATCATTGAGCTTTAACTTGCCAAGCAGGAAGGATTTTACTTCTCATGAAATTAAAAGCCATTACTTCCTTGCATCTGGGGGACGAGATCGTTTAATCCATCTTTATGATGTTGAGAGGTTGTCTCCATAACTTGTGAGCTTATCTAGCTTGCTGGATGTTCATGTTAATTATTAAGCTTCTTTCCATGTCAGGAATTTTGATCTTGTTGGAAGTGCTGATGATCATTCAGCTTCTGTGACTTCTGTAAAACTCACTTCCAATGGCAGTAAGATTCTTAGTTGCAGTGCTGATCGGTAAGTCCCTAAAATTGCTCCCTCTGTGCCTTTATTCCTTAAACTCAGACAGTTAGTGgggagtgttttttttttccatcagaATTAGTAGGGAATGTTTGAAGatacaagaaaatgagattATTCCATTTGGATTTATGTGATGTTGGAGTGAGCCCATATAGTTCTTAGTAGCATTTGGAGTTTGATTGTCTTGTTTTCCATACATTTAAAATGGTAAAATTTTCTGTATTCAGTGCTAGTAGGAATATTCTGTCGTGTTAGTGACACCAGTTTTTTAAGGCTTTTCTCTGATGCCATTCCAATATATGATTTTTGCCCCCTGTTTTTTTCTGAATAGAACAATTTCATTTCCATGTAGCAGTCAATTGGGTCTTTATCTGAGTGAAcatatttacctttttttttggtCCCTTTCTTCTAGGTCTCTAGTGTTCCGTGATGTGGCTGTAATGGCTACTGGTTGTAAGATCTCCCGTCGCCATCATCAAATGGCATCTCATGGAACTGTGTATGACATGGCTGTTGATCCAAAATTGGAGGTTGCTATTACAGTTGGACAGGTAAAAACTAGCATCTGAATGATTATCGTTTGTGGCTGACTTCCACAACTGCTTTCTAGCTATAGTGTGATCAAAATGGTTGTGTATGTGCCATGCAAACCAACTGGTTAGCTGGCCTGATATGATATAACTAGAAAATTCCTTTAATTTCTGGAATAATGTTCACTGAATATGACTTATGATTTAGCATTTTTAATTATAGGATAAGAAGATAAACACATTCAACATTGCTTCTGGGAAacttattaaatcattaaagcAAGATGGAGATTTGGGAGACCCAATAAAGGTGAGTACATTACTTGaggaattaaataaataaagctgAGTTATGCTGATGGTTAGAAATGCTTAGTAACATCAATATATGATCTCATGCTGAGAACAAATCTTTTCTGTAGGTCACCATTGACCCAAGTTGCACTTACCTTGTTTGTTCCTACTCCAACAAGTCCATCTGCATGTATGACTTTATCACGGGAGAGATGGTTGCACAAGAAATGGGGCATAGTGAAGTTATAACTGGTGTTATTTTCTTACCTGACTGCAAGCACATAATTTCTGTGAGTTCTTGTTATGCTCAATTTTATTCATCCAGGCatgttatatttaataatttttttcctctacCATAATTAAgcaaatatgaattttttcattaacTCAATCTAATGCCCAAAGCGTTCCTGAAATGAGGATGTCatattagggtttttattttaggCAACCTTGCAAAACCTTATCTGCAAATTTACCCCCTTGTCTCTTCCATATGCAATGAGTTCTCGAATTCATCTTAAAGAAAAGACGGGCAAAACTGAACATAATCTAATCAAGGCACGGTATAGTTTCATGAGCATCATACTGTGACTATGATTTATATAAACCTAAGGTGATTGAAAACCTCTCCATGTTGCTTGTTGCATCCAATTGTACTTTTGGATCTTTCATTATTGAAAACTTTTTGTGTAAAAACTTGAAATACTTCTTTTGGCATGTACAGTTTATTCTTTTAGTTCCACATTTATGCCATTGGAATGATAGCATAAAGGGATTTAAAATGGCCTATTTATTGACAAATTATTTGTATGACACTTTTTTGACCCATTGTAGTCCGCTGTTTTTATTGCTTAAGGGCCATGCAAAGGGAATCGAAATCATGAACAGGTAGTTCATTACTAGAAATGGTACCAAGTAATCAACTTGTGAGTTTGATTCCCGTTGTAACATTTGGTCATGAAGCTAGTCCAATGGCTATTTCTATAAGTTCTTGTTATGCTTAATTTTTGACTATCCATGGGAAGTTATATCAAAGGATATTTTTCTCTACTATAATTAAGCAAATCTGAGTTATTTCACTAACTCAATCTAATGCCTAAAGCATTCTTGAAATGAAGATGccttaccaatatttttattttggaaaccTTGCAAAACATTATctacaaatgaaaattttgccCCTTTGTTTCTCCCTGTTCAGTGAGTTCTTAAATTcatcttaaagaaaaaaaaaccgaaTATATTCTAATTAAGCcaccatatatttttcatgagcATCTTATGTGCACctatgatttttattaattgagAACTTCTCTttgtggatgagaaaagacgatcaggggaggaaggaattGTCttgaaaattgactttgaaaaggcttatgaccatgtgagttggggttttttggatcatgtgttggagaagaaggggtttagtcctaaatagaggaaatggatgagaggttgtttgTCCTCGGTATCTTTTGCAGTCCTAGTGAATGGaaacgctaaagggtgggttaaggcatctagaggtttaagacaaggagaccctttatCCCATTTTTTGTTCACTTTAATTGCAGATGTATTGAGCAGGATGTTAttgagagcagaggaaagaaatGTCTTGGAGGGTTTTAGGGTGGGTAGGAACAAAACAAGGGTATCCAAtttacaatttgcagatgataccattttcttttctagcaCTCGAGAAGAGGATATGCTAATCCTCAAGAGTGTtttgctagtgtttgggcatatttctgggctGAAAGTTAACCttgaaaaaagtaatatttatggcattAATCTTGAACAGAATCATCTTTCTAGGTTGGTCGAGATGCTCGATTGCAAGGCTTCTGGGTGGCCTATACTCTACCTGGGTCTTCCTCTGAGAGGGAATCCCAAGGCTTATGGCTTTTGGGACcctgtgattgagaggatctcgagaagattagatgggtggcaaaagaagtatttatcttttggaggcaagataactctcattcaatcttgtctcACCCATATGCCTTGTTACTTTCTctccttgtttaagattcccgccttagtggcagcaaaaattgagagattgcaaaaagattttttatgttcaggggttggggaaggcaaaagagatcatctgGTTAgctgggatgtagtgtgtaatcTGAAGGCGAAAGGGGGATTAggatttggaaagatttctgTAAGGAATttcgctctcttagggaaatggttgtggagataTCCTAGGGAGGGTTCAGTTATGTGGCATCAGGTTATTTTAAGCACTTATGGAtcacactccaatggttgggatgccaacattatagtcagatggtcacatcgttgtccttggaaggctattgcacaagtctcccaagagttttccaagtttactcggtttgtggtaggagatagagaaagaattcggttctgggaagacttgtgatggggggaccaacctttgggggTCCAATATCTAAGACTACTTagagtagtcacggataaaaatactcctatttcttcaattctcggcTCTACTTGCCcattctcttggaactttaactttTGCCGAAACCTTTCTGAttttgagatagaagatttagaaggcctcatgcagTCTCTTGATCGTCTACATTTATCACATTCGGTTCCAGATATGAGATCTTGGTCTTTATCTCATTCAGAACTTTTTACAATCGAatatttctttcttgccttatcccaattttctggtttgcctccagttttccctactaagttcGTCTAGAATTTTCAAGTCCCCTTCAAAGTCAAGTcttttgtctggttagtggtacacaagaaggtaaatactaatgacttgctacagttgagaagaccctataaagcacttagtcccgacatttgtaagttgtgcatgaagcatggagaaacaGTAAATCATCTTTTCCTCCATTGttctttgacgatggggttgtggcacagattatttcagttagcaaagatggattgggtACCTCCAAGGAGCATCTTTGACAGGATATCtactaattttaatggtttcgGATTTTCTAAGAGAGAGATTGTTTTATGGCAAGCCGCGTGCATCGATTTAATttgggtggtgtggcgggaaagaaatgcaaggattttttaggataaagcaaggaattcagagaatctttgggattctattcgtttccttgcttctctttgggctttttgttctaaggtttttaaggggattccccttaacgtgttacaacttgattggttggCGGTGTGTAATCCCAATGGGTTGGTCTAactagagagtttgtttgtttatactttgtattttcttatatttgattccttgtagttttgtttttctttggtgggaggattcctcatccttcttttgtacatcctttttatcaatatattcctttgttgtttcctataaaaaaaaaaaaacttctcttTGTGGTCAGTTGCATCAAATGGTAATTTGgtatttataattattgaatttttttttcttcatgttagagACTTGAAATGCTTTGTTTGACAGGtgtaatttctatttttagttCCAAGCTCATGTCATTTGAATAATAACCTAAAGGGATCTACATGTCCTATTAATTGGCACAAATTATTTCCATGACCACAAGccccacaaaaggaaaaaaaaaataaaaaaaatcaaaacagtAACCTGTTATCCACAATTTAAGATATCTATGAAGTTGAGTAATGTACAATTAGCCAACACTGGTGGGACCCTAGATTAATCCAAAAGGGACTTGATGAGAGTCCATTTTTTTCAGCTTGTGATCTGAATGCTCTTCTTTATTTGAAGTTTGTTATATTTTGTCCCAATGCATCAAAATAAGCAAAGAGGGGCCATTTACCAATTCCTCTTCCAATTATCCAAGCCTCAAGCCTTCAATTCCAGTAGAAGCTCCTTAATTGACATTGGGAAGACCCATTGCAACCTAAAATATCCAGTAACTAATCCCTTGGTTTGGTCTTATTATAGTGAATTAGGATATGATTTGTTGTCACCTCACTAGCTTTATGAAAATTGCATTTGTTTGCTATCAACTACCTATCCTCATAACAAGGTTTATAATTAAGATTTTCCTCTATTACCTCCTCCTATGCAAAAGAAGTCCTCATTAGAAACACTAGTTCCTCAAACCTCATGAACATAAAATAGATTCATATCCTTAGCACATAAGGAGATACAAAAGGATATCGCCTTTTTTATCCTCTCTTGACAATAAGTTGCCTCTTTTGTTGCTTGAAATCTTGCAACATTAATGATATCTAGAAATTGTCCTACCTTATTCACTcctcaatctttttttttttttttgataaccgtgGATGTCCGGGCCAGCTTACGTgcacctcgactaatcccacgGGGCCCTGAAGTTAACGATCGGGTAAACCTCTAGTGGCCCTGAGGGGACTCGAACTGGTGACCATTGGGGAACAAACCCAAGGCCGGACCAACTGAGCTACCCCTCAGGGTTTTATTCATTCCCCAATCTTGAAAATGTCTTTGGAATTGGAAGAACCAATGAACTCTATCCTCTTTCACCTCCCACTTTAACATTTCTAAGAGAGTTTAGACTAAATAACATAAGGAAGGTCTATTTCAAAGTTTGCTTCCCTACCTATTTATCCACCTGGAAATCAGTCGTCTTTTTAATCCTAAACCACAGTAGAAGTGCTAGAATGTAACTCTTCCCACCTCATTCTAATATCTTGCCACAACCCCACATTGAAATCCACTTTCACCActtgaaattttcaataaatgatcCTCCTTCATAGGTTATTACCCTCGTGTATATATTTCCACATCCATTTGCTATGTAGCTTCAGCATTCAAAGAATgcagttttctaatttttttgt from Vitis riparia cultivar Riparia Gloire de Montpellier isolate 1030 chromosome 8, EGFV_Vit.rip_1.0, whole genome shotgun sequence includes the following:
- the LOC117919661 gene encoding mitogen-activated protein kinase-binding protein 1 isoform X1; translated protein: MLNDSCLICNGSFSLVFQFSTASSHFEIFGFRVSWLWLGLRISKMKISRKPKKPDPSSKLVLEEIIGLTTKNANGLASSIKNGNCVYMAGYVAVVYNVDSGTQSHLMVSHRMPKPLNCVAVSQDGRFIAAGESGHQPAVLVWDCKTLAFISELKCHQYGVVCIAFSPDGKHLVSVGFPHDGYICLWDWQRGLLVAKLKSSSSCSAIASVSFSSDGKLIITAGKKHLKFWMVGSSTKLRTDTGTGSIAMHGKPINLGYHKGSSFTSVSSPIWASSSLGGKEETCELFPIYALTDVGALCLLDSGLSVRKSVDLEVEKGFALSTSDKLIACACSNGIVQLFTIETLEYAGSLQYSQSKICEEAKNKICRAEVSKTNCQLGPTLPDAIACQFSTSRKLVVVYGDHSLYIWDIHDVHKASRCCVLVSHSACIWDIKSLSCENMHDPSLACVARGCYGGVSFATCSADGNIRLWDLALQSDISEDTTSELAVDHCSLITEPVGTAHLVSAGILESDNVGSGVGTQGFRSMAVSSDGKYLAAGDCQGNLHIYNLHTSDYTCFQDAHDAEILSLSFNLPSRKDFTSHEIKSHYFLASGGRDRLIHLYDVERNFDLVGSADDHSASVTSVKLTSNGSKILSCSADRSLVFRDVAVMATGCKISRRHHQMASHGTVYDMAVDPKLEVAITVGQDKKINTFNIASGKLIKSLKQDGDLGDPIKVTIDPSCTYLVCSYSNKSICMYDFITGEMVAQEMGHSEVITGVIFLPDCKHIISVGGDSCIFVWKLPTSLSSRMLQRIKESSDPLSPASMLLPLSSSRRILSLEEDYHLCEINPEDKSLPTDFNKVNRSVRQEKNHQETSAFKFSISRLPKWARSKVTSSENAHGDAVVISSEQMELKNFSPIVGSCDGHDFVYPEVQTPPKHDMGDNKQCLGTIFSSSSDTDCSGSSSMPPEIHRNFAMDNRWLTIHTVCLDLLNSPEIWDIKDMRMPVSSPHLLQSMAVETPINEEHKEISSRGHTVVNHVSVEHPSSHGNHVVDDGPEATLSGHPQYHAPGSMFENNDQLCIHNASACNYDVVSEVSAQLQSNTTESRVQTNLDFKSQDNDLFNQHFSTLSTVPKTEGRKSSGRRRFSARFVVRRDCIGDCSRLFETYIKDLGSETLNCGEESSQHSIFKNPSIPGLEEPQLIDAFEQDTNNPPQGLLSSSHTESQSECFVQKNSLCMEVREVRDQKECIIKGTEMEEPIIACKKALVCLDAAAGSALRLFSNLENLASREEISSGPEADLYHHAAELLPSIAEKVNAIAKLVQASKNNLCGKTKKEVSTLEPLLGTFAENLS
- the LOC117919661 gene encoding mitogen-activated protein kinase-binding protein 1 isoform X2; protein product: MLNDSCLICNGSFSLVFQFSTASSHFEIFGFRVSWLWLGLRISKMKISRKPKKPDPSSKLVLEEIIGLTTKNANGLASSIKNGNCVYMAGYVAVVYNVDSGTQSHLMVSHRMPKPLNCVAVSQDGRFIAAGESGHQPAVLVWDCKTLAFISELKCHQYGVVCIAFSPDGKHLVSVGFPHDGYICLWDWQRGLLVAKLKSSSSCSAIASVSFSSDGKLIITAGKKHLKFWMVGSSTKLRTDTGTGSIAMHGKPINLGYHKGSSFTSVSSPIWASSSLGGKEETCELFPIYALTDVGALCLLDSGLSVRKSVDLEVEKGFALSTSDKLIACACSNGIVQLFTIETLEYAGSLQYSQSKICEEAKNKICRAEVSKTNCQLGPTLPDAIACQFSTSRKLVVVYGDHSLYIWDIHDVHKASRCCVLVSHSACIWDIKSLSCENMHDPSLACVARGCYGGVSFATCSADGNIRLWDLALQSDISEDTTSELAVDHCSLITEPVGTAHLVSAGILESDNVGSGVGTQGFRSMAVSSDGKYLAAGDCQGNLHIYNLHTSDYTCFQDAHDAEILSLSFNLPSRKDFTSHEIKSHYFLASGGRDRLIHLYDVERNFDLVGSADDHSASVTSVKLTSNGSKILSCSADRSLVFRDVAVMATGCKISRRHHQMASHGTVYDMAVDPKLEVAITVGQDKKINTFNIASGKLIKSLKQDGDLGDPIKVTIDPSCTYLVCSYSNKSICMYDFITGEMVAQEMGHSEVITGVIFLPDCKHIISVGGDSCIFVWKLPTSLSSRMLQRIKESSDPLSPASMLLPLSSSRRILSLEEDYHLCEINPEDKSLPTDFNKVNRSVRQEKNHQETSAFKFSISRLPKWARSKVTSSENAHGDAVVISSEMELKNFSPIVGSCDGHDFVYPEVQTPPKHDMGDNKQCLGTIFSSSSDTDCSGSSSMPPEIHRNFAMDNRWLTIHTVCLDLLNSPEIWDIKDMRMPVSSPHLLQSMAVETPINEEHKEISSRGHTVVNHVSVEHPSSHGNHVVDDGPEATLSGHPQYHAPGSMFENNDQLCIHNASACNYDVVSEVSAQLQSNTTESRVQTNLDFKSQDNDLFNQHFSTLSTVPKTEGRKSSGRRRFSARFVVRRDCIGDCSRLFETYIKDLGSETLNCGEESSQHSIFKNPSIPGLEEPQLIDAFEQDTNNPPQGLLSSSHTESQSECFVQKNSLCMEVREVRDQKECIIKGTEMEEPIIACKKALVCLDAAAGSALRLFSNLENLASREEISSGPEADLYHHAAELLPSIAEKVNAIAKLVQASKNNLCGKTKKEVSTLEPLLGTFAENLS